The region ACACTCAGCTTCTGATCCGCATTCAACGCGGTGATCAGGACGCCCTGAGGGAACTTTTCGAGGACCTCGGGCCCACCGTCAAAGCCGTCTCTTTTCGGATGCTGGGCAGCATCGAGGATGCCGAGGAGGTCATGCAAGACGCATTTGTGGTCCTTTACAACAAGGCCAGCACCTACACCCCCGAGCGGGCATCGGTGAAGACCTACCTGTGTGGGATTGCGCACAAGATGTGTCTGGAACGCCTCAGGAGCCGTTCTTCCCGTCCACAGAAAGTGGAAGAATGGGACATCCACGACCCAGAAACCGAAACCCTTTCTGCGGAGGTACAGCAGCAAGATGATAAAATCGTGGTCGAGAAAGCCTTGAGCACGCTGGAGCCAACCGAGAAAAAACTTCTGGAACTGGCTTTTTACGATGGGTACTCGCATTCTGAACTGGTGGAGCACACCGGAATGGCACTCGGGACCCTCAAAAGCAAGCTCAGGCGGGCATTGTTGAAACTCAAAACCACCCTGGAGGGCTTATGAACCACACCCGAGAACACCTGGCAGATTACGTGCTCGGGTTGCTCTCTCCACAAGAGATGGAGGAGGTGGAACGTCATCTGGAAAACCATCCTGAAGCCAGACGCACTGTCAAAGAGCTGCAAGAGGCCCTGTTCAGCATGACCGATGACCTTGAGCCTCTTGCGGTGAATCCAGACAGCTGGCAAAAAATTCAGGCCAGACTGGACCCCCCTCAGGTCCCAGCTGAACCTGCACCCTCAACAACCCTTCCACCTGTGCAGCACACTTCCTCTGGTCAAAGCTTCAGGTGGCCTTCATTCCTGACATGGGCTGCGGTGGTGGCCGTGGTGACGTTTGGCGGATGGTATGGCCTGGGCGTTTATCAGAACAACCAGCAAACCCGTTTGATTGAAAGTTGGGTGGAGGATGCCCGAGAGGTCAAACCTTTGCTGCAGGAACAAACGCAGGTGGCATCCGTGGCGTTCAGGGACCAGAACCGTGCACTGGTGATCATGAACGCCGAGGCAGCAAACCAGAAAAGTTATCAGGTCTGGGGCATCAAGGCCGGTCAACCGGTGTCTCTGGGTGTGATTGCCTCACGCACTTTTGAGGTGAGCACCGAAGGCTATGAAGCCATTGCAGTCAGCCTTG is a window of Deinococcus misasensis DSM 22328 DNA encoding:
- a CDS encoding RNA polymerase sigma factor; amino-acid sequence: MNDPTSTEHHTQLLIRIQRGDQDALRELFEDLGPTVKAVSFRMLGSIEDAEEVMQDAFVVLYNKASTYTPERASVKTYLCGIAHKMCLERLRSRSSRPQKVEEWDIHDPETETLSAEVQQQDDKIVVEKALSTLEPTEKKLLELAFYDGYSHSELVEHTGMALGTLKSKLRRALLKLKTTLEGL
- a CDS encoding anti-sigma factor domain-containing protein; amino-acid sequence: MNHTREHLADYVLGLLSPQEMEEVERHLENHPEARRTVKELQEALFSMTDDLEPLAVNPDSWQKIQARLDPPQVPAEPAPSTTLPPVQHTSSGQSFRWPSFLTWAAVVAVVTFGGWYGLGVYQNNQQTRLIESWVEDAREVKPLLQEQTQVASVAFRDQNRALVIMNAEAANQKSYQVWGIKAGQPVSLGVIASRTFEVSTEGYEAIAVSLEPYGGSETPTQVLGAVPVG